AGCATAACTCTATTCTTAGACCCGAAAACTACTCACCATGTTTATTTTAGAGATTTAATGATGGATTGGACAGTTTTTAGGCCATATTACATAGTAACAACTAATTTCAACTAAAAGAATGCAAGTTGGTTAGtttaatacaaaacaaaatagtgaAAATTGGATCTCTAGCTCATTTTCCGATTAATTaacttattttcaaaaaaattgtggtTATAAGAACGAATTAATCAATTgcatttcttataaaaaaaagtaatgaagAGAGATTTTacttacataaaataaatacatctGGCctgatgaaacaaaaatgagtAAGGATATCAACCTTTGTAATAAGTAATTGTTAATTACCAATTCATAGTCTTGATGGGCATTATTAGAAAGCCCATTAAAAATGGACAAGGCCCATTTAAACCTAGGTTTCGCAGGGTTTATTGCTTCACTCTTATATAAAAACTCTCGTCTTCACAAATCTCACATCTCTTCTGCAGCCGATTCTTCTATTAGCCGCCATGGTAATTGCTTAATTGCTTAAGCTTCTCAAACTCCATCTCTCTTCTCGCTGATTTGACCTAGAAATCTTCTTCCCTAATTTTCTTTACCCTGTCTTTGCTGATTTCGCAGGTGAAGTACTCGCAAGAACCCGACAATCAGACCAAGTGTAAGTAAAGCTCCTTGTATCAACTTCTTAGTACCATTTCGTTGTTTTGATCTTTGTGGTAATcctttggttttgattttgcagcTTGCAAGGCTAGAGGATCCGATCTTAGGGTTCACTTCAAGGTATGTATAGCTCTGTCAATTGTCATTTTGATTATTCGATGTAGTTAGATTTATGATTAGGAGATTGTAGTTTTAGGTTAAACCTGATTGAGAAAAAGCAGAGTTCTGTTGCAATTTGACAGATCTCACGTATACTTCAGGGAAATTGAATTGGTCATCGTGATTGGGTGAATCTATGTTTATATATCTCATAACTATAAGATTCAGTACATGATGGTACATTGATTTATCATTTCACTTTTTGAGGCTTGTTTATTTTTAGGGCTTTTGGTTAATCGCTTAGTATTGCTTTGTTATTGTTCTTATGTGAACCTATGTAGAATTTTAGTGActtgttgttttggttagtGATTCCACATAATTAATACtgtgtttttgaatttgttggttggttcttattgtgttttgttttcttcggATTGTGTGAAACAGAATACTAGGGAAACAGCGCACGCAATCAGGAAGCTACCATTGATCAAGGCGAAGAGGTACCTTGAGGATGTGATAGCTCACAAGCAAGCAATTCCCTTCACACGTTTCTGCAGAGGTGTTGGGAGAACTGCTCAAGCTAAGAACAGGCACTCTAATGGTCAAGGACGTTGGCCAGCCAAGTCTGCTCAGtttgttcttgatttgctCAAGAACGCTGAGAGCAATGCTGAGGTGAGACGAGCATTCATTTAATTAAGgaaactttttcttgtttctctctgtaCCCTTTTGCTAATAAGCATATTTTGACTTTGAATGTTCAGGTGAAAGGTTTGGATGTTGATGCCCTCTTCATATCACACATCCAAGTGAACCAGGCCGCAAAGCAAAGGAGAAGGACTTACCGTGCTCACGGAAGAATCAACCGTaagtttgagattttgtaAATCACT
This sequence is a window from Arabidopsis thaliana chromosome 1 sequence. Protein-coding genes within it:
- a CDS encoding Ribosomal protein L22p/L17e family protein (Ribosomal protein L22p/L17e family protein; FUNCTIONS IN: structural constituent of ribosome; INVOLVED IN: translation; LOCATED IN: in 6 components; EXPRESSED IN: 23 plant structures; EXPRESSED DURING: 13 growth stages; CONTAINS InterPro DOMAIN/s: Ribosomal protein L22/L17 (InterPro:IPR001063), Ribosomal protein L22/L17, eukaryotic/archaeal (InterPro:IPR005721), Ribosomal protein L22/L17, conserved site (InterPro:IPR018260); BEST Arabidopsis thaliana protein match is: Ribosomal protein L22p/L17e family protein (TAIR:AT1G27400.1); Has 2094 Blast hits to 2094 proteins in 650 species: Archae - 320; Bacteria - 494; Metazoa - 521; Fungi - 182; Plants - 156; Viruses - 0; Other Eukaryotes - 421 (source: NCBI BLink).), which gives rise to MVKYSQEPDNQTKSCKARGSDLRVHFKNTRETAHAIRKLPLIKAKRYLEDVIAHKQAIPFTRFCRGVGRTAQAKNRHSNGQGRWPAKSAQFVLDLLKNAESNAEVKGLDVDALFISHIQVNQAAKQRRRTYRAHGRINPYMSNPCHIELILSEKEEPVKKEPETQLAAKSKKSAA
- a CDS encoding Ribosomal protein L22p/L17e family protein (Ribosomal protein L22p/L17e family protein; FUNCTIONS IN: structural constituent of ribosome; INVOLVED IN: translation; LOCATED IN: cytosolic ribosome, ribosome, cytosolic large ribosomal subunit; EXPRESSED IN: 23 plant structures; EXPRESSED DURING: 13 growth stages; CONTAINS InterPro DOMAIN/s: Ribosomal protein L22/L17 (InterPro:IPR001063), Ribosomal protein L22/L17, eukaryotic/archaeal (InterPro:IPR005721); BEST Arabidopsis thaliana protein match is: Ribosomal protein L22p/L17e family protein (TAIR:AT1G27400.1).) encodes the protein MVKYSQEPDNQTKSCKARGSDLRVHFKNTRETAHAIRKLPLIKAKRYLEDVIAHKQAIPFTRFCRGVGRTAQAKNRHSNGQGRWPAKSAQFVLDLLKNAESNAELILSEKEEPVKKEPETQLAAKSKKSAA